The genomic segment GTGGTaaacagttaaaaacatttttatccaCTCTAGCGAATTGAAGCATTAAGTGgattagattaaaaaaatatataagctATAAAGACTACTGAATTAAACAGTAAGGTGTCTCCGGGTTTATACAATACCAGAAACATCTTGCCTATAATGCAGCAAACAACAGAACCACAAATTACAGCCTGTGTGttgacgtgtttttttttttccatttttccaggATGTGCGTGTGTATAGTGAGGAGGTAGAGCTGGACATCAAGGACCCTGAGCAGGACTACCGGCAGTACAAAGAGTCATGTCAGAGTTTGGCCACACTCATGAGTGAGATCCAGGATCTTAAAGCCAATGGAGCCAAGGAGGGGGTAAGAATCGTACTTTTACGTTACACATCCAAACTACTATTACATATTATGAGTGACTGATTTCATAGTCAGTTTTTGTCAGTAATAATGTAGATTACAGACTACTCAAACTCATCAAGGTGCTGTAAACAAGTACAGACCCCCACAGCAGATTCTTTGCACATACAGTTTGTACCACTTGTATATCTTATACATCACAACATTGTTTATATGGTCCCAGACAAAACTGATTCTGTGTGTTGACCAACAATGATGAAGTCTAACTAGTTTATCTGTTTTCAGTGTGCTGAGGTCGAGCTGAGGCGTATGCAGAGCTGCATCCACTTCATGAATCTGAAAAAACTAAATCGCCTGGCTCATATGCGActaaagagaggcagagatcaGACACATGAGGTAACAACCACACAACTCTCAAATGCTGTCCAACGTTTATGAGATATTGAAAGGATTACCTGCTTAAGTTAAGTTCAtactttttcattcatttgctgaAAAAGTGCTGCCTCaactcctttttcttttgctgatcAGGAATGGCAAGCTGAACACAAAGCATTTTGTTTCTACTTATAACACCTACCTGCAGTAGCTGCCACTGTCAGCAAAGAAAGCTTATACCTCgggtttgttttcatttagaatGTATTGATCCAGTTTCGGATCCTGTTTATTGATCCTTGTTCTTATTGAATCCTGGTCCTGATTCTTGGCATATTGTTTGTTTGGGAATTTATTGCCATGGTCACCTGGGTTGTGTTTGCAAACCAGCTTTAACcactgccccccctccccctcccttcagGCAAAGCAGAGAGTGGATGTGCTGCACCTTCAGCTACAGAACCTGCTGTATGAAGTTATGCATCTTCAGAAGGAGATCAGCAAGTGTCTGGAGTTCAAGTTAGTGCCACATATCTCATTCAAGTAGAgcagcttttactttgaaaagcaGGCTTTAATTATATTGCCCTTTGAATTTAAGAAAGATTACAAaattctctttaaaaaaaacaaaaaaacaaggaagttGGGTCACATCAAGCCCTATTACTTAGTTATacaaaaatgtgttcatgtggaGTAAAGCTTGTAAATATGACTTTAAATGTGACTTGTTACTTATTGATAGCTCATGTACATATTCTAAGAAATGCATGCTTCCACTGTGGTAATAATACTAAACTTTATTTGTTTAGtacctttcacacacaaaatgcagctCAAAATGCTTAGTTAACATACCTTTCCCTGACCCAGGTCTAAGCATGAGGAAATAGACTTGGTGTCTGAGGAAGAGTTTTACCAGGAGGCGCCGCAGGACATTTCCAGGCCTAACCTCACAAAAAGTGATCCTCACCAACTCACACTGGCACGACTGGACTGGGAGCTTGAACAGAGGAAGAGGtatgcaaacatgcacatagCATAGTGCATTTGTAGCATGACGTGGTCCAAAATCACTTAAGATGTTTTTGTGAACATAAAGCAGCTGCTAATAGATTGTGCCTGGATCCAGGTTGGCAGAGAAATACAAGGAGTCACAGGCCACAAAGGAGAAGATCCAGAAGAGCATCGAGGTGAAGAAGGAGCATCTTACAAGCTTGCAGCCAGGACTCAATGCCATCATGCAGGTATAACACTCTCTGGGTGCCACGTTATAAAGGTTTTAAGGTTTTACAGGATCACACGATCTCTCCTGTTCCAGTTTCAGCAGCTTGGACCattgattttgaaaatgtgttgttcatttattatttatgatattgagtttttaattcatttgcttatttatttataaacaaAAGTGTTCTGTAGAGTCTCATTAATCTTTTCTCTTCACTGAGATGAAGGTCTTAACTGCTGTACCACCAATGGACATCATGTATggatcctctctctcttctttctcaggCCTCTCTCCCAGTGCAGCAGTACCTGTCCATGCCTTTTGAACAGactcagaaacagacagaggttGCCCGCCACCTGCCTCCACCTCTCTACGTCCTGTTTGTTCAAGCCAATGCCTATGGCCAGGCCTGTGGTTAGTCATCATTACAGAATATATATCTATGTTACAAGACTAAATAGGTTTTCTTCATGGGATGGTAAGCTCTGATTgtcactgatttatttttgtgtctatTTCAGACAAGAGCCTGAGTGTCTCAATCAGTGGTGATGTGGATGAGGCCAAGGCCCTTTCCAAACCTCCAGAAGATTCCCAGGGTACAAACACCACTATACATGCCTGCCAtcacacatacagcatgtgcacacagcacacaaacacttatCTTTGTTGTGCAGTTTCTGTTACACTCTGtgttgtttaatattttaagaTGTTATATTTGTATCATCCCAACAAAAAGACCCATAAAAGTATGTGTTCTGGTTTCATCCAGATGATGAGAGTGATTCagatgcagaggaggagcaAGAGAAAACGGTGAGTCAAGGGCCTGGCTTTattcccaacacacacacttaacatcCTCAGGTCAGTGAGTTCAGAGATTTCTCAATATACCTGTCTTTGCAACGGACACACAAACTGTCCCTGAAGCCCTAGCTGTCACACATTGTGGTCTGGCGGCAGCTATCGATCGCTTCCTGCATCCGGACGAATGCCAACTGGGGGATTCTGGGAAATATTTACCAAGAATGGCTAGGTGACTGTAACCTGAGCCTGCGTCGGGCATGCACACTCTGTCAGGATGTTTTTCTAGACGTATTTTCTAAATTACTGATTCAGgaatacattttctgtattttgtattattaaccTCTGGCTTGTCTTTTACTGTCTGTATATGACCACTCATCTGAAACACCTCTTCTTTTTCAATTTTTACTACTTTCAGCCCTTCCTTTGAACTGCCGCCGCCTCCTTTTATCTGTAATAGTAGAGGGCTAAAATGGTAGCGATGCTAAGTGACTATCATGTTTCTCCTGTTAGCAGCTGGAATTTGATGCAaactgtttttcaaatgtatttgatATGCCACAATGTCAAACATgcactttgttttgctttctttctcttcatctcgtttccattgctttttattgtctgttggacagaagaggagaaggcCAACTACAGGCGGCCAGCTGGATGACAAAAGACGCGAGATGCTGAAAAGGcaccctctgtccctctgcttAGACCTCAAGTGTAAAGGTAACTCATTCTACAGTCTTCATGACTTAAAATGTTAGTGTCTGCAACAAAAACGGTCTATGCATTGGGTGCAGGCAGTCTTTACACAGTATGTTTAAACCCAAGTATTTACAAGTCATCTTTGCTCCCTGCAATATGACCATAGCTGTACTGTGTATTGTGGTAATTCTAAACCTACCAGATAGTATGTGAGAGAAAGTATGTGCAACCCACTCTGCTATGATGTCATGACACCACTTGACCCTCGTGTTCCCTCTGCTGGCAATGGAAGGAATAGTGAGAGATTATAGGGAGATCTGCATTGCAGGCGTAACACTACCTaaaggggtggagggggggtgggagagACGCTTGCAGCAGCGTGGGTCCGCAGCACCTACCACATGCTGTAAGCATATTTTCTCATCACCAGTCTTTCTCTAACTTCTGCTTTTATATCTTGtgccttctctctccctgtttatCTTCAGTgctgccagctgcagcagtcagtttactgcagtaaaagcaCAAATCGAACAGTGTAGGTGTCTTTGAGTGTCACAGAGTTCAATGTGATTGCAGAGAGCAGAGCGTGAAAGATGGCCATCAGCATAGTATGTATCCCCTGGGTGCTGCTTGCTACAGTCGTGACCACACCCAGTTATTGCTCTCTAATGCGCTGCAGTGTGAAGAAAACCCAGGAGGGCGTTCGCTGTCAGGATTAATGAAAAGAGGGGCGTAGTGGGAGTATTGAATTCAGCTAGTAATGGATTAGTTCATCACCATGTGTTATCCATCATGTCTCCACAGATGGCAGCATCCTCCATCTCTACTTCTACTACCTGATGAATCTGAACATTATGACTGTGAAGACCAAGGTCTCCACCTCCACAGACCTCAGCACAGCCATCAgcgcagggtgtgtgtgtgtgtgtgtgtgtgtgtgtgtgtgtgtgtgtgtgtgtgtgtgtgtgtgtgtgtgtgtgtgtgtgtgtgtgtgtgtgtgtgtgtgtgtgtgtgtgtgtgtggacataaGCATTCGTCTCCCTCTCGGTGTCCCTGAAATGAAAGTCTAATGATGTCTTCTTTTGCAGGGATCTGCTGAAATCAGACACTCTACTCTGCTGCCTCTACACCAGCGACCAGGGACGAGAAACCCCCAATCCAGCTAATCGCTACCAGTTTGATAAAGTCGGGTGAGGATGTCAGATAATATAATCACACTGTtgaatttaacaaaagaaaatgtaacaaaattCCAGCAGAATTAACCCATTATCTCCTTTTAGGATTGTTTGCTTTGCTGATTATGTGGAGGAGCTAGGCCATCCCTACATGTGGGTTCAGACTCTCGGAGGACTACATTTTCCCAAAGATGTGTCAGAGGTGCCTGTCTAAATCAAGTATCATCCCAGTTGAGCagagtttctgtgtgttacAGCCGTATCATGTTGGTATATGCTCTTGTTTTTTCAGGGTGTGCATGTGGGCAGTTCCCTGAGTGCCAGCCAAATGGAGAGCACCATGAAGCTGCTGAGGGGACGAGTCCAGTCACGG from the Enoplosus armatus isolate fEnoArm2 chromosome 4, fEnoArm2.hap1, whole genome shotgun sequence genome contains:
- the thoc5 gene encoding THO complex subunit 5 homolog; its protein translation is MSSDALKKRKSKVLRSEGGTPEMKRGRGDGDQQDVRVYSEEVELDIKDPEQDYRQYKESCQSLATLMSEIQDLKANGAKEGCAEVELRRMQSCIHFMNLKKLNRLAHMRLKRGRDQTHEAKQRVDVLHLQLQNLLYEVMHLQKEISKCLEFKSKHEEIDLVSEEEFYQEAPQDISRPNLTKSDPHQLTLARLDWELEQRKRLAEKYKESQATKEKIQKSIEVKKEHLTSLQPGLNAIMQASLPVQQYLSMPFEQTQKQTEVARHLPPPLYVLFVQANAYGQACDKSLSVSISGDVDEAKALSKPPEDSQDDESDSDAEEEQEKTKRRRPTTGGQLDDKRREMLKRHPLSLCLDLKCKDGSILHLYFYYLMNLNIMTVKTKVSTSTDLSTAISAGDLLKSDTLLCCLYTSDQGRETPNPANRYQFDKVGIVCFADYVEELGHPYMWVQTLGGLHFPKDVSEGVHVGSSLSASQMESTMKLLRGRVQSRLALHKQFASLEHSIIPVSSECQYLFPAKIISRLARWTTITHEEYMVLPYTRHVSDAGLAKDTDMYFMGVVERGTARLQAAVVLSPRYPEISPLFSLSLSWKGERSGRTDDNLRAMESEVNVFKNELQGPRPGHQLLTNQISRLCVCLDVYLETEGQDDSVEGPREFPREKMCLRTVRGPNRLKPFKYNHPQGFFSHR